The nucleotide sequence CATGCCGACGGCCTGCCCGGGCCCGACGAGCTGGCGCTGATGGAACCGCTGCGCGCCAGGCTCCGGCCCGAGGTGTTCGGGCCCGCGCCGGTGCCCGCGAGCACCGATCCGCCCGGCAGCCTGCGCGAAAACCTGCGCAAGGCGAGGGCGCTCTTGGCCGAGGCCGGCTGGACCTATCGCGACGGCGCGCTGCGCAACGCGAAGAACGAGGCCTTCACCATCGAGTTCCTCAACGACCAGCCCTCGCTGATCCGCGTGGCGACGCCGCTGCAGACCGCGCTCAAGAAGCTGGGCATCGAGATGAGCTTTCGCACCGTCGACTTCTCGCTCTCGCAGCAGCGGATGCAGAACTACGACTTCGACATGACCTCGATGCGGCTGCCGGGCAACAGCGCGCCGGGCGGCGAACTGTTCGAGCTGTTCGGCTCGAAGTCGGCCGAGACGCCGGGCTCCTCCAACTACTGGGGCATCGCCGATCCAGCGGTCGACGCCATCGTCGGCAAGGTGGTGTCGGCCACCACGCGCCCCGAGCTCACCACCGCCTTGCGCGTGCTCGACCGCGTGCTGTCGGCCGGCTACTACTCGATCCCGATGTACTACGGCAGCGCCTTCCTGGTCGGCTACCGCCCGGCCGGCGTGGTGCTGCCGCCGACCGTTCCGCCCTACTACGATGTGGGCGACTGGGCCCTCGCGACGTGGTGGGCCTCGCCGGCCAACAAGTAGCGCCCGCCGCACGAGAAGAGATCCGGAGCACGACAACCGCATGGCCAGCTACATCCTCAAGCGACTGCTGCTGATGATTCCCACGCTTCTGGGCGTGCTGATCATCACCTTCGGCGTGATCCAGTTCGTGCCGGGCGGTCCGGTCGAGCAAATGGTGGCGCAATTGCAGGGACGCGATTCGGGCGGCGAGCGGGCCGCGAGCAGCGGTGCCGGCTACCGCGGCCGCCAGGGCCTCGATCCGCAGCGCATCGAGGAGATCAAGAAGCTCTACGGCTTCGACAAGCCGGCCCACGAACGCCTGTGGACCATGCTCAAGTCCTTCGCGCGCTTCGACCTCGGCACCAGCTTCTACCAGCGCAAGGACGTGTGGGAACTGGTCAAGGAGAAGATGCCGGTCTCGATCAGCCTGGGCCTGTGGACCTTCTTCATCAGCTACCTGATCGCGGTGCCGCTGGGCGTGGCCAAGGCGGTGCGCGCCGGCTCGCGCTTCGACTTCCTCACCACGCTGATCGTGCTCGTGGGCTATGCCATCCCGGGCTTCGTGCTCGGCGTGGCGCTGCTGGTGATCTTTGGCGGCCAGCTGCAGTGGTTCCCGCTGCGCGGCCTCACCTCGCCGAACTGGGAGAGCCTGAGCTGGGGCGCGCGCATCGTCGACTACCTCTGGCACATCGCGCTGCCGGTCACGGCCATGGTGATCGGCAGCTTCGCGGTGACGGCGATGCTGACCAAGAACTCCTTCCTCGAGGAGATCCGCAAGCAGTACGTGCTGACCGCGCGCGCCAAGGGCCTCGCCGAGCGGCAGGTGCTCTGGAAGCACGTGTTCCGCAACGCGCTGATCCCGATCATCACGGGCTTTCCGGCCGCCTTCATCGGCGCCTTCTTCACCGGCTCGCTGCTGATCGAGACGCTGTTCACGCTCGACGGCCTGGGCCTCTTGAGCTACGAGAGCGTGATCCGGCGCGACTACCCGGTGGTGCTGGGCACGCTCTACCTGTTCACGCTGATCGGGCTGGTGACCAAGCTGATTTCCGATCTCTGCTATGTCTGGGTCGATCCGAGGGTGAAATTTGACTGAATCGATGCCCACTCCCGCCACGCCGCGTCCGCCGGCCAGGTCGGACAGCCCCGGCCGGCGCGCCTGGCGCCGTTTCCGCCGCAATCCGCTGGGCTTCTGGAGCCTGGTCCTGTTCTCCGTGCTGGTGGTGCTGAGCCTGTTCGCCGAGCTGCTGTCCACCGACAAGCCGCTGGTGGTGCACTACGAGGGCCAGACCTACTTCCCGGTGCTGCGCGACTACTCCGAGAAGACCTTCGGCGGCGACTTCGAGACCCCGGCCGACTACCTCGATCCCTTCATCCGCGACCGCATCACGGCCGGCGCCAACTGGGCGCTCTACGCGCCCAATCCCTATGGCCCGCGCACGCTCAACTACTTCGCCAAGCAGCCCAATCCGGCCGCGCCCTCGGGCGAGAACCTGCTGGGCACCGACGACCGCGGGCGCGACCTGCTGGCGCAGCTGATCTACGGCTTTCGCGTCAGCGTGCTGTTCGCGCTGGCGCTCACAGCGGTGGGCGTGGTGCTGGGCATCGCCATCGGCGCGATCCAGGGTTTCTTCGCGGGCAAGACAGACCTGTTCCTGCAGCGGCTGCTCGAGATCTGGGGTTCGATGCCCGAGCTCTACCTGCTGATCATCTTCAGCGCCATCTTCACGCCCAGCGTGCTGCTGCTGCTGGTGCTGCTGAGCCTGTTCGGCTGGATGTCGCTGGCCGACTACGTGCGTGCCGAGTTCCTGCGCAACCGCCAGATGGACTACGTGCGCGCCGCGCGCGCGCTCGGCGTGAGCAACCTGCAGATCATGCGGCGCCACATCCTGCCCAACAGCATGGTGCCGGTCGTCACCTTCCTGCCGTTCCGCATGAGCGCGGCCATCCTCGCGCTGACCTCGCTCGACTTCCTCGGGCTCGGCGTGCCGCCGGGCACGCCCTCGCTGGGCGAACTGCTCAACCAGGGCAAGGCGAACATCGACGCCTGGTGGATCTCGATGTCCACCTTCGGCGTGCTGGTGTTCACCCTGATGCTGCTGACCTTCATGGGCGACGCGCTGCGCGACGCCCTCGATCCACGGAAGGCCGACAAGTGAAGCCGGGCGAATCCTCCCTCGCGGCCGGCGCGCCGCTGCTCGACGTGCGCGGCCTGCGCGTGGCCTTCGGCGGCAAGCCGGTGGTGCACGGCGTCGATTTCCAGATCGCGGCCGGCGAGAAGTTCGCGCTGGTGGGCGAATCGGGCTCGGGCAAGACCGTCACCGCGCTGTCGCTGCTGCGGCTGGTGCAGAACGCCGAGCTCTCGGGTTCGGCGCGCCTCTTCGATGCCGAGCACGCGCGGGACGGGCGCGACCTGCTGTCGATCCCCGAGCGCGAGCTGCGCGGCATCCGCGGCAAGGAGATCGCGATGATCTTCCAGGAGCCGATGACCGCGCTCAACGCGCTCTACAGCGTGGGCGACCAGATCGCCGAGGTGCTGGAGCTGCACGAGGGCCTGCCGGCGCGCGCCGCGCAGGAGGCCGCGGTGCAGCTGCTGGCCGACACCGGCATTCCCGAACCGGCGCGGCGCGCGCGCGCGCTGCCGCACCAGCTCTCGGGCGGCCAGCGCCAGCGCGCCATGATCGCTATGGCGCTGGCCTGCCGGCCGCGCCTGCTGCTGGCCGACGAACCGACCACCGCGCTCGACGTGACGGTGCGCGCGCAGATCCTCGCGCTGCTGGCCGAGCTGCAGCGCAAGTACGGCATGGCGGTGCTGCTGATCACCCACGACCTGAACCTGGTGCGGCACTTCGCCGACCGCGTCGCGGTGATGGAGCAGGGCCATATCGTCGAGCACGGCCCGGTCGCGGGCGTGTTCGAGGCACCACGGCATCCCTACACGCGCAAGCTGATCGACAGCCATCCCACGCGCGACGTGACGCCCGCGCCGGCACGCCCCGACGCGGCGCCGATCCTCTCGGCCACGGGCTTGCGCGTGAGCTACCCGGTGCCCAAGCCGGGTTTCGCCGGCTGGTTCGGCAAGGGCGAGTTCGTGGCGGTGCAGGGCGCCGATTTCCGCATCGCCCCCGGCGAAACCCTGGGCGTGGTCGGCGAGTCGGGCTCGGGCAAGTCGACCCTGGCGCTGGCCGCGCTGGGGCTGCTGCGCTTCCAGGGCGCGCTCAAGGTCGAGGGGCAGGGCTGGGGGCAGGGCCAGGCGTCCGATCTCGCGCTGCGGCGCGCGATGCAGGTGGTGTTCCAGGACCCGTTCTCCTCGCTCTCGCCGCGCATGACCGTCGAGCAGATCGTCGGCGAGGGCCTGCTGGTGCACGCGCCCGAGCTCAAGGCGTCCGACCGGCGCGCGCGCGCGCTGCAGGCGCTGGCCGACGTCGGGTTGACCGAGGCGCAGTTCCCGGCGCTGCTCGACCGCTATCCGCACGAGTTCTCGGGCGGTCAGCGGCAGCGGCTGGCGATCGCGCGCGCGCTGATCGTCGATCCGCGCCTGCTGGTGCTCGATGAGCCCACCAGCGCGCTCGACGTCACGATCCAGAAGCAGGTGCTCGGGCTGCTGCAGCGGCTGCAGCGCGAACGCGGGCTGAGCTATCTGCTGATCACGCACGACGTGGAGGTGATCCGCGCCATGGCGCACCAGGTCATCGTCATGAAGGACGGGGCCATCCTCGAATCGGGCCCGGTCGACCGGGTGCTCGACGCGCCCGAACACCCCTACACGCAGAAACTGGTGGCCGCCGCGCAACTGGCCTGAGGGCGGGCGCCACCCACAACAACGAGCATTGCGCGAAAAGATGTCGGAAACCGGACAAGACAGGCGCGGCGCCTGGCGGGCGGCGCTCGCCTGCATGGTGACGCTGGCGGTGGCCATGGGGCTGGGGCGCTTCGCCTTCACGCCGATGCTGCCGATCATGCTGCACGAGGGCAAGCTCGAGCTCGAGGCGGGCGGGCTGCTGGCCTCGCTCAACTACCTCGGCTACTTCGTCGGCGCGGTCAGCTGCGCCGCCATCGGCGTGCGCGCCAAGACCATGGTGCGCGGCGGGCTGCTGGCCACCGCCGCGCTGCTGATCGGCATGGGGCTCTTGCACAGCTTCGGTGCCTGGGGCGTGCTGCGCGCGGCGGCCGGCGTGATGAGCGCCTGGGTGTTCGTGTTCGCCTCGAGCTGGGGCCTGCGCCGGCTGGCCGAAACGCGTTCGCCGGCGCTCGGTGGCGTGATCTACACCGGCCCGGGCGTCGGCATCGCCATGACGGGGCTGTTGGGCGGGGCGCTCGGCCGCTGGGGCTCCGAAACCGGCTGGATCGGCCTGGGCCTGCTGGCGCTGGTGCTGATCGCGGTGATCTGGCGCGTCTTCAACGACGGCGAGCAGGCGGTGGCCGGCGCGGCGCCGAGCGCTCCCGCCGCGGCGCCGAGTGCGCGGGATTCGGCCGCGGCGCGCACCGATGCGATCTGGCTGGTCGCGCTCTACGGGCTGGCGGGCTTCGGCTACATCATCACCGCCACCTTCCTGCCGGTGATCGCGCGCCAGGCGCTGCCGGGCTCGTTCTGGCCCGACTATTTCTGGCCGCTGTTCGGCGCCGCCATCATCCCGGGCGCGCTGATCGGCGCGCGCGCGCCGGTGCATTGGGACAACCGCCTGCTGCTGGCGATCGCCTATGCGCTGCAGGCGGTTGGGGTGGTGCTGTCGGTGGCCTGGCCCAGCGTGGTCGGCTTCGCGCTCGGCAGCCTGCTGCTGGGCATGCCGTTCACCGCCATCACGCTGTTCGCGGTGCGCGACGCGCGCCGGCTGCGTGGCAACGCGGCGGCCGGGCTGATCGGCTATGCCACCGCCTCGTACGGCGTGGGGCAGATCATCGGCCCGCTGTTCGCGGCGCCGCTGGCGCAGCGCACCGGTTCGTTCCAGATTCCACTGCTGGTCGCCGCTGCCGCGCTGGCGCTGGGATCGGTGCTGTTCGCGGCCGTCTGGGCGCGCTCCCGGCGCGTGGCCGCCGCACGGGAAGGGGCTGCCACGCCCTGAGCCGCGAACGGGTGTGGCCCGTGTGCAGAAGTGCCCCTTCATTTATCACAGAAGTGGCATATAATTCGAGGCTCACGACCAAACGGGCGGGTACCAACCGCCCGTTTTTTTTGGTCCATCCGTTCTCGGATCGCCGGGCAAGACCCGGTCTCTCACGGATTTTTTGATCGATGGCGCATTACCTGGCGGCGGGTCTTGCGCATCGTTGAACTGAATAAAAAGGCATCTTCGAACACGTGGCATTGCAGCAGACAGTGGAACAAACCGTGGCCGGGCTCGGCTACGACCTGGTCGAGATCGAACGCTCGGCGGGAGGATTGCTGCGCGTGACGATTGATTTGCCGTGGACGGCCCCCACATCGGAGGCTCTCGCCGCCGGCACGCCCGAGCCCTTCGTCACGGTCGAGGACTGCGAGAAGGTCACGCGACAGCTCCAGTTCGCGCTCGAGGTCGACGGCGCCGAGTACAAGCGGCTCGAGGTGTCCTCGCCGGGCATCGACCGCCCGCTGCGCCACGAGAAGGATTTCGAGCGCTTCGAGGGCGAGGTGATCGACATCACGCTGAAGGCGCCGATCGGCGAGGCGGCGGCCGGCCAGGTGTCGGCCAATCGCAAGAAGTTTCGCGGCACGCTCGAGCGGGCCGCACAGGCGGAAGGGGCCGACGGCCCTCAGGGCTGGCAGATCGTCTGGAGCGACGCGCCGGAGCCCAAGCCGGGTCAGAAGGTCAGCAGGAAGCGCGCGCCGGCACCGTTGCAGGCGCTGGGCTTCGTGCTGGACGAGCTGCGCGAAGCGCGGCTGGCACCCATCGTGGATTTCAAGGGGCGCAAGCCCAGGGCCCCTCAGGGCTCGCAGGACATTGGCGGAACAAAGGTTCCGGACTGACTAGAGGAGTGGTGGCATGAATCGCGAAATGTTGATGTTGGTGGATGCGATCTCGCGCGAGAAGAACGTCGAGCGTGACGTCGTCTTCGGCGCGGTCGAGTCCGCGCTGGCGCAGGCCACCAAGAAGCTGTACCAGGGCGAGGTGGACATCCGCGTCGCCGTCGACCGCGACAGCGGCGACTACGAGACCTTCCGTCGCTGGCACGTGGTGCCCGACGAAGCCGGCCTGCAGCAGCCCGACCAGGAAATCCTGCTGTTCGAGGCCAAGGAAGAGATGCCCGACATCGAGGTCGACGAGTACATCGAGGAATCGGTGGACTCGGTGCCGATCGGCCGCATCGGCGCCATGGCCGCCAAGCAGGTGATCCTGCAGAAGATCCGCGACGCCGAGCGCGAGATGCTGCTCAACGACTTCATGTCGCGCGGCGACAAGATCTTCGTGGGCACCGTCAAGCGCCTGGACAAGGGCGACATCATCGTCGAGGCCGGCCGCGTCGAAGGCCGCCTGCGCCGCAGCGAGATGATCGCCAAGGAAAACCTGCGCAACGGCGACCGCGTGCGCGCCATGATCATGGAGGTCGACCTGACGCTGCGCGGCGCGCCGATCATCCTGTCGCGCTCGGCCCCCGAGTTCATGATCGAGCTGTTCCGCCAGGAAGTGCCCGAGATCGAACAGGGCCTGCTCGAGATCAAGAGCTGCGCCCGCGACCCCGGTTCGCGCGCCAAGATCGCCGTGCTCTCGCACGACAAGCGCGTCGACCCGATCGGCACCTGCGTCGGCGTGCGCGGCACGCGCGTCAACGCCGTGACCAACGAGCTCGCCGGCGAGCGCGTGGACATCGTGCTGTGGAGCGAGGATCCGGCCCAATTCGTGATCGGCGCCCTGGCGCCGGCCAACGTGTCCTCCATCGTGGTGGACGAGGAAAAGCACGCCATGGACGTGGTGGTCGACGAGGAAAACCTCGCGATCGCGATCGGCCGTGGCGGCCAGAACGTGCGTCTGGCTTCCGAGCTCACCGGCTGGAAGATCAACATCATGGACGCCAACGAGTCGGCCCAGAAGCAGGCGAACGAGACCGACGCCGCGCGCCGCCTGTTCATGGAGAAGCTCGACGTCGACGAGGAAATCGCGGACATCCTGATCTCCGAGGGCTTCACCAGCCTCGAGGAAGTGGCCTACGTGCCGATCTCCGAGATGCTCGAGATCGAAGCCTTCGACGAAGACACGGTCAACGAGCTGCGCTCGCGTGCCAAGGATGCGCTGCTGACCATGGAAATCGCCAAGGAAGAGGGCGTCGATACCGTCTCGCAGAACCTGCGCGACCTCGAAGGCCTGAACCCCGACCTGATTCCGAAGCTGGCCGAGGCGGGGGTGAACACCCGCGACGACCTGGCCGACCTCGCGGTCGATGAACTCACCGAGATCACCGGCCTGAGCGCCGATGACGCCAAAACCCTCATCTTGAAGGCCCGCGAACACTGGTTCGCTGGCCAAGAGTGATGGTCATGGAGGCACGAAACGAATATGTCCAGTACCACTGTCGCCGAGTTCGCGAATGAACTCAAGAAGACTCCCGAAACCTTGCTCGATCAGCTTCGCAGCGCCGGTGTGCCCAAAGCGGCCGCCAGCGACGCACTGACCGAGTCGGACAAGCAGCGCCTGCTCGGTTTCCTGAAGGCCAGCCACGGCACTGTCGAGCCCGAGCGCAAGAAGATCACGTTGACCAAGAAGTCGACCAGCGAGATCAAGCAGGCGGACGCCACCGGCCGCGCCCGCACGATCCAGGTCGAGGTGCGCAAGAAGCGCACCTTCATCCAGCGCGACGAAGGCCCCGCGGGTGCCGTCGAGGCACCGGCACCGGTGGCCGCCGCGCCCGTCGCCGCCCCGGCCGAGCCGGCCGCGCCGCGCATCGATGAAGCCGAACTCGCGCGTCGCGAGGAGGAAGCCCGCCGCCAGGCCGAGCTGATCCGTCGCCAGGAAGAAGAGCTGGCCGAGAAGCGCCGCCAGCGCGAGGAAGCCGAAGCCCGCGAACGCGAGAAGGTGGAACGCGCCGAGCAGGCCGAACAGGCCGAGCAGGCACGCCAGGAAGCCGCGCAGGTGGCTCGCCAGGAAGCCCAGAAGAAGGCCGAGACCGAAGCCGAAGCGGCCAAGCCGGTCGCTCGCAGCTCCGCCAACAGTGCCGCCAAGGCCGAGGCCGAAGTCGCCGCGCTGAAGGAAGCCGCGGAAGCGCAGGTCGCCGCCGCCAAGCAGGCCGCCGAGGCCAAGGCCACGGCCCAGGCCGCCGCCGCGCAAGCCAAGGAAGACGCGAAGGCCAAGGCCGCCGCCGAGTCCAAGGCCCGTGCCGACGAGGAAGCCGCGCGTGCGCGCGACCTCGACGAACGTCGCCGCAAGGCCCTGGCCGAAGCCGAGGCCATCCGCGCCATGATGAATGCGCCGGCCCGCGTGCTGGTGCCGCACAAGGCCGAGAAGCCCGCCGAGGTCAAGCCCGCCGGTGGCGTCAAGGGCACGCTGCACAAGCCGACCGCGCCCGGCCCGCGCCGGCGCGCCGGCCGCGCCGGGTGCCGCGGCCGCGCCCGCCGGCGGCGCCGCCGGCAAGGAAGTGAAATCGGCCAAGCTCTCGTCGAGCTGGGCTGGCGACACCGCCAAGAAGAAGGAAATCAAGACCCGCGGCGACGCGAGCGGCGGCGTGGGCCGTGGCAACTGGCGCGGCGGTCCGCGCGGACGCCGCGGCAACGACCGTGGCCACGACGACCAGCAGCACGCACCGGCAGCACCGGTCGAGGCCCGCATCATCGAGGTGCACGTGCCGGAAACCATCACGGTGTCCGAGCTCGCGCACAAGATGTCGGTCAAGGCGTCCGAGGTGATCAAGCAGCTGATGAAGCTGGGCCAGATGGCCACGATGAACCAGGCGCTCGACCAGGACACCGCGATGATCGTGGTGGAGGAAATGGGTCACAACGCGGTGGTTGCCGCGCTCGACGATCCCGAAGCCTTCACCGACGAGGACGTGTCGGCGCAAACCGCCGAGGCCCTGCCGCGCGCACCGGTCGTGACCGTCATGGGTCACGTCGACCACGGCAAGACCTCGCTGCTGGACTACATCCGCCGCGCCAAGGTGGCCGCGGGCGAAGCCGGCGGCATCACGCAGCACATCGGTGCCTACCACGTGGAAACCGAACGCGGCATGGTGTCGTTCCTCGACACCCCGGGTCACGAGGCGTTCACCGCCATGCGTGCCCGCGGTGCGCAGGCCACCGACATCGTGATCCTGGTGGTGGCGGCCGACGACGGCGTCATGCCCCAGACCAAGGAAGCCATCAAGCATGCGAAGGCGGCGGGTGTGCCGATCGTGGTCGCGATCAACAAGATCGACAAGCCCGATGCCAACCTGGACCGCGTGAAGCAGGAACTGGTGGCCGAGGAGGTCGTGCCCGAAGAGTACGGCGGCGACGTTCCGTTCGTCGGCGTCTCGGCCAAGACCGGCCAGGGCATCGACGACCTGCTCGAACAGGTGCTGCTGCAGGCCGAAGTGCTGGAACTCAAGGCGCCGGTGGATGCCGCCGCCAAGGGCCTGGTCATCGAAGCGCAGCTCGACAAGGGCCGCGGCCCGGTCGCGACCGTGCTGGTTCAGTCCGGCACGCTCAAGACCGGCGACGTGGTGCTGGCCGGCTCGACCTATGGCCGCGTGCGCGCCATGCTCGACGAGGACGGCAAGCCGACCAAGACGGCGGGTCCGTCGATCCCGGTCGAGATCCAGGGCCTGACCGAAGTGCCGCAGGCCGGCGACGAGTTCATGGTGATGAGCGACGAGCGCCGTGCGCGCGAAATCGCCACCTACCGTGCCGGCAAGTTCCGCAACACCAAGTTGGCGAAGCTGCAGGCCGCGAACCTGCAGAACATGTTCACCGACCTGTCGGCGGGCGAAGTGCAGACGCTGCGCATCATCATCAAGGCCGACGTGCAGGGCTCGCAGGAAGCGCTCGCGCAATCGCTGCTCAAGCTCGCGACCGAAGAGGTCAAGGTGCAGGTGGTGTATGCCGGCGTGGGCGGTATCAGCGAAAGCGACATCAACCTCGCGATCGCCTCGAAGGCGGTGGTGATCGGCTTTAACGTGCGTGCCGATGCCGGCGCGCGCAAGCTGGCCGAGGGCAATGGTGTCCAGCTGAACTACTACAGCATCATTTACGACGCGGTGGACGAGATCAAGGTCGCCATGTCGGGCATGCTGGCGCCGGAGCGCCGCGAGGAAATCATCGGCTCGGCCGAGATCCGCACGGTGTTCGTGGCCTCGAAGATCGGTACCGTGGCCGGCTCGTACGTCACCTCGGGCTATGTCACCCGCAGCTCGCACTTCCGCCTGCTGCGCGACAACGTGGTGGTCTACACCGGCGAAGTCGACTCGCTCAAGCGCATGAAGGACGACGTCCGCGAAGTGCGCGAAGGCTTCGAGTGCGGTATCAAGCTCAAGAACTACAACGACATCAAAGAGGGCGATCAGCTCGAGTTCTTCGAAATCAAGGAAATCGCGCGTACGTTGTAAAGCGCGCCACGATATCGGGCTCATTGCCGCGTTGCAGCCGCCTTGCCGTACGGATGTACTGTCTGCGGCGGCGCGCCTTGCACTGAGCCCGATCTCGTGACGCTAGTGATTGATCAAATGCCCAAAAGAAAAGCCGCCACTCCCAACCGCGCCTTCAAGGTCGCCGATCAGATCCAGCGCGATCTGACGGAGCTGATCGCGCGCGAGTTGAAGGACCCGCGCGTGGGCATGGTCACGTTGCAGGCGGTGGAAGTCACGCCCGACTATGCGCACGCGAAGATCTTCTTCAGCCTGCTCACCGGCAACGTGGACGAGACCACCGAAGCGCTCAACCAGGCCGCGGGCTTCCTGCGCAACGGCCTGTTCAAGCGCCTGCACATCCACACCGTGCCCACGCTGCACTTCGTGTTCGACCGCACCACCGAGCGTGCCGCCGACATGAACGCGCTGATCGCGCAGGCCGTCGCTTCGCGTTCGAAAGACGACTAGCCATGAATGCGCCACGCACAAGGGTGCAGCGGCGCCCTGTGCATGGGGTGTTGCTGCTCGACAAACCGCTGGGACTGTCCAGCAACCAGGCCTTGCAGAAGGCCAAGTGGTTGCTGCGCGCCGAGAAGGCGGGCCATACCGGCACGCTCGATCCGCTGGCCACCGGCGTGCTGCCGCTGTGCTTCGGCGCGGCCACCAAGTTCAGCCAGCTGCACCTGGACGCCGACAAGACCTACGTCGCCACCGTGCGGCTGGGCATCCGCACCGCCACCGGCGATGCCGAGGGCGAGGTGATCGCCGAGCGGCCGGTCCAGATCACGGCCGAGGACCTCGCGCGCGCCGAGGCGCTGTTCACCGGCCCGATCCGCCAGGTGCCGCCGATGCACAGCGCGCTCAAGAAGGACGGCAAGGCACTCTACGAATACGCGCGCGAGGGCATCGAGGTCGAGCGCGCGCCGCGCGACGTCGTCATCCACGCGCTGAAGATTGCGCAGACCGCGGCCGATGCCATCCGCATCGAGGCCTCGGTCAGCAAGGGCACCTACATCCGCACCTTGGGCGAGGACATCGGCGAGGCGCTGGGCTGCGGCGCCCACCTGAGCTCGCTGCGCCGCACCGCCACCGGCGGCTTCACGGAGGCCCAGTGCATCACGCTCGAGGCCCTCGAGGCCATGGACGAGGACGAGCGGCTGGCCCGGTTGTTGCCTGCCGAATGCCTGGTCGAGGGCCACACGATCGTCACGCTGGGCAGCGAGGATGCAGGGCGCTTTCTGTCCGGCCTGCGTCGGCGCGGGCCGTGGGCCGATGCGGCCCGGGTCGCGGTGTTCGGCGAATCGCCCCCGGCCTTCCTCGGCACGGCCCATGTGGCCGCCCATGAACTGATCCCGGGGCGCTTGCTGAACCCCATCGAAATCCAGCAAATTCTTTTGAACGCACCACAGACCGAAGCGACACCATGACCAAGCAAATCCGCAATATCGCCATCATTGCCCACGTGGACCATGGCAAGACCACGATGGTCGACCAGCTGCTGCGCCAATCGGGCACCTTCGCCGAGCACGAGAAGGTCGTCGACACGGTGATGGACAACAACGCGATCGAAAAGGAACGTGGCATCACGATCCTGGCGAAGAACTGCGCCGTGACCTGGCAGGGCACGCACATCAACATCGTCGACACCCCCGGCCACGCGGACTTCGGCGGTGAAGTGGAACGCGCGCTGTCGATGGTCGACGGCGTGGTGCTGCTGATCGACGCGCAGGAAGGCCCGATGCCGCAGACGCGCTTCGTGACCAAGAAGGCGCTGGCCCTGGGCCTGAAGCCGATCCTGGTGGTGAACAAGGTCGACAAGCCCGGCGCCAACCCCGACAAGGTGGTCAACGCCGCTTTCGACCTGTTCGACAAGCTCGGCGCGACCGACGAACAGCTCGACTTCCCCGTGGTCTACGCCTCGGGCATCAACGGCTGGTCCTCGCTCGAAGAGGGCGCGCCCGGCGAGCAGTGGGGTCCCGACATGTCGGCCCTGTTCGACACCATCCTGAAGCACGTGCCCTCGCAGAAGGGCGACCCGGCCGCGCCGCTGCAGCTGCAGATCTCGGCGCTCGACTTCTCGACCTTCGTCGGCCGCATCGGCGTGGGCCGCATCAGCCAGGGCACCCTGAAGCCGATGATGGACGTGCTGGTGATGGAAGGTCCGGACGGCCAGTCCGTCAAGGGCCGCATCAACCAGGTGCTGACCTTCCAGGGCCTGGACCGCGTGCAGGCCACCGAAGCCGGCCCGGGCGAGATCGTGCTGATCAACGGCATCGCCGACATCGGCATCGGCGTCACCGTGACCGACCCCGCGAACCCGGCCCCGCTGCCGATGCTCAAGGTCGACGAGCCCACGCTGACCATGAATTTCTGCGTCA is from Variovorax paradoxus and encodes:
- a CDS encoding YbfB/YjiJ family MFS transporter, with protein sequence MSETGQDRRGAWRAALACMVTLAVAMGLGRFAFTPMLPIMLHEGKLELEAGGLLASLNYLGYFVGAVSCAAIGVRAKTMVRGGLLATAALLIGMGLLHSFGAWGVLRAAAGVMSAWVFVFASSWGLRRLAETRSPALGGVIYTGPGVGIAMTGLLGGALGRWGSETGWIGLGLLALVLIAVIWRVFNDGEQAVAGAAPSAPAAAPSARDSAAARTDAIWLVALYGLAGFGYIITATFLPVIARQALPGSFWPDYFWPLFGAAIIPGALIGARAPVHWDNRLLLAIAYALQAVGVVLSVAWPSVVGFALGSLLLGMPFTAITLFAVRDARRLRGNAAAGLIGYATASYGVGQIIGPLFAAPLAQRTGSFQIPLLVAAAALALGSVLFAAVWARSRRVAAAREGAATP
- a CDS encoding ABC transporter permease; this translates as MPTPATPRPPARSDSPGRRAWRRFRRNPLGFWSLVLFSVLVVLSLFAELLSTDKPLVVHYEGQTYFPVLRDYSEKTFGGDFETPADYLDPFIRDRITAGANWALYAPNPYGPRTLNYFAKQPNPAAPSGENLLGTDDRGRDLLAQLIYGFRVSVLFALALTAVGVVLGIAIGAIQGFFAGKTDLFLQRLLEIWGSMPELYLLIIFSAIFTPSVLLLLVLLSLFGWMSLADYVRAEFLRNRQMDYVRAARALGVSNLQIMRRHILPNSMVPVVTFLPFRMSAAILALTSLDFLGLGVPPGTPSLGELLNQGKANIDAWWISMSTFGVLVFTLMLLTFMGDALRDALDPRKADK
- the yejB gene encoding microcin C ABC transporter permease YejB — translated: MASYILKRLLLMIPTLLGVLIITFGVIQFVPGGPVEQMVAQLQGRDSGGERAASSGAGYRGRQGLDPQRIEEIKKLYGFDKPAHERLWTMLKSFARFDLGTSFYQRKDVWELVKEKMPVSISLGLWTFFISYLIAVPLGVAKAVRAGSRFDFLTTLIVLVGYAIPGFVLGVALLVIFGGQLQWFPLRGLTSPNWESLSWGARIVDYLWHIALPVTAMVIGSFAVTAMLTKNSFLEEIRKQYVLTARAKGLAERQVLWKHVFRNALIPIITGFPAAFIGAFFTGSLLIETLFTLDGLGLLSYESVIRRDYPVVLGTLYLFTLIGLVTKLISDLCYVWVDPRVKFD
- the rimP gene encoding ribosome maturation factor RimP, which gives rise to MALQQTVEQTVAGLGYDLVEIERSAGGLLRVTIDLPWTAPTSEALAAGTPEPFVTVEDCEKVTRQLQFALEVDGAEYKRLEVSSPGIDRPLRHEKDFERFEGEVIDITLKAPIGEAAAGQVSANRKKFRGTLERAAQAEGADGPQGWQIVWSDAPEPKPGQKVSRKRAPAPLQALGFVLDELREARLAPIVDFKGRKPRAPQGSQDIGGTKVPD
- a CDS encoding ABC transporter ATP-binding protein — translated: MLDVRGLRVAFGGKPVVHGVDFQIAAGEKFALVGESGSGKTVTALSLLRLVQNAELSGSARLFDAEHARDGRDLLSIPERELRGIRGKEIAMIFQEPMTALNALYSVGDQIAEVLELHEGLPARAAQEAAVQLLADTGIPEPARRARALPHQLSGGQRQRAMIAMALACRPRLLLADEPTTALDVTVRAQILALLAELQRKYGMAVLLITHDLNLVRHFADRVAVMEQGHIVEHGPVAGVFEAPRHPYTRKLIDSHPTRDVTPAPARPDAAPILSATGLRVSYPVPKPGFAGWFGKGEFVAVQGADFRIAPGETLGVVGESGSGKSTLALAALGLLRFQGALKVEGQGWGQGQASDLALRRAMQVVFQDPFSSLSPRMTVEQIVGEGLLVHAPELKASDRRARALQALADVGLTEAQFPALLDRYPHEFSGGQRQRLAIARALIVDPRLLVLDEPTSALDVTIQKQVLGLLQRLQRERGLSYLLITHDVEVIRAMAHQVIVMKDGAILESGPVDRVLDAPEHPYTQKLVAAAQLA